TATGCGACCGCCTGGAGGTAGCTTCTTAACGATGTCCTCCGCTATCGCGGCCTTAGATCCCTTGTATGGTAAACCTAGAGTTATCTTCGCCATAAGTCACCACGTAACGGTTAAAGTCAAGACTCCAGCAGCCACCCAGTACACGGCATGGCGAACATCCCCTTGCACGGCGTAAGGGATGGCGGCGATAAAGTCGAGAAGCATCAAAATCGTAGGAAAAACGCGCGGGTCTAGGTTCATACGAACCTCCCCTTGCTGTATTTGTATTCGCTTATCTTCGTGTCTCGCCTGTATGGACTCAAGCCCTTGTTCACGCGTTCGCGCTGCTCCGGCGTCAAGTCGTCGGAATCGTCGAAGCCGTGCTTGTACAGGCTGTTTGCTGCCCTCGGCATGTCGTTCGTAGATGCCATCGTTTATCCCTCCCTGTTCAAGATGTCCTCTAGTGTCTCGCACTTTTCCGGGCTGTCGCCATTACGGTTCCTTGCGCCGAATACCTTGCCGAAGAAGAAGCCGATAAGGTAGCACACAACGCCCATGCACACGATGAAGATGTCGCCCGTCATTCTGCGCTCCTCAAGAACTCGCTTACAAGATGGCGTATAAGTGCGCTGGAATTTCCGGCTATATCCGGGTCGATACCCTTCTTTATTGCGGCAACCTTTGCCGACTTGACATCTTCCATGTCGATGTATAAGCATACTTTAATGAGATTTTCTCTTTTTTTTCTAGCCATTTAGGCCTCCTTTTTTTTTGAATTTTTCTACACGTGCCTTGCAGTCGATTCGTCCAAATTCATCTCTCCAATTTGTACCGCAAAGATGATGAACTGGGCATTCGCTGCATACGGGATGCTTCTTTTCTTTCATAGATAAACTCTTTAGAAATTTAAAGGTCTGCCGGGGAACGCCCCCGGTGTTCGGTGTAGTCTAGTAGTTGCGAGTGAGCTCCGTCTTTTCGATTTTGGCGATAGCAGCATCGTAACGGAGTGTATCGCTATTGACTTCAACTCCAGTATAATCTTCTTCAATGGTCATGTAATCTGCTGCTTCCTTGAGGATTTCTTCGGCTTCTGCTTCGCCGAAATTCGGCGTGAGGATAATGTCGCCCGTAAGGTCACGATTCTGTTCTTCCTTTAGTTCGTAGCCGAGGCTGGAAGCCTTGTAAGATATGGCATTGAAAATTCGAGAAACCGAGTTTATTGCGTAATTGGGCGCTGGTGCACCTACGTGTATGTAGGTGAGTTCACGCGCGGGCTGTACAAGGATTACAAGGACGCGGTCACCGTCCTCATGTACATCGTCGAACGAAACGCTGGAATTAACAGTGATATTCGAATCGTAATCATCCTTATCCATAATCTCATAATCAACGGCTTCGTCAGAAAGACTGTATTCATCATCGGGGAGTTCTTGAATATGGTCGGTGTGATAAGAGACTTTCCCGTCCTTGAGTTCGTAAACTTCCATAACGGTGAAGTCGCCTTTGCAATTCTGCATGATTTCGTTGATAGTCATTTTGTTACCTCTTGTTTATTGTTTACGTCTATAATTTATATAATTTTCGAACTAAAAACAAGGGGTGAAGCCAACATTTTTGCTTATTTTTTACTTACATTCAAGAAAGACAAAAAAAGCCCGAAAAAAGGGCTTTTTTGCAAAAAATTTTCAAAAAACGGCCTAAAATAGCGATATTTGCCCGTTTTCGTCGCATTTTAGCGCGTTTTCAGGCGTTATTTTGGCGATTCGTGGCGCTTCTGTAGGCGCAACGGCAGGCGCCTCTTTAGGCTCGGTTCCGGGCAATCCTGGATCCTTCTGAACAGTGGCACTATGTGGATATTTGCCTTGTCCTATGCGCCTCTTGAAGTGGGGCCATGCAATCAGGTAGGCTGGCGTGAACCACGCCTCGCGATACTCCATCGCTAGAGCGTCGCCGAGCCTGACTACAGCAGGAACGCCGAGAAGCGATAGCGTGAGGTAGGTCATGTGTACGCATCTCGGGTCTATGTCGCCGCAGTCCACAAAGACGTTCCACGCGTAATTAACGCCGTACCCGTTGAGCACGTCGATGCTTGCGAGATAAGGCCGCCTGCACCGCATGTAGGCTCGTAAAGCGAAAGAACGTGGTCCGGGTCGTTCTCGAAGCGCCCAAGAACTTCGTCCTTGTCTAGCGTGCATTCGCTCATTAGATGGCTTACGTGGTAAGGCGTAAAGAACTGCCCGGCCTTGCCGTTGCTTGTGCCGGAGTCCATGTAGATTTCTCCGGCAAAGTCGCGGAACTCGCCGGAGCCGTTCTTTGCCGCCTCAATCTCGCCCATGAACAGGCCGAGACATGACGCGAACGTTTCGAGCTGGTCCCTGGAGTATTGCTTCGCAACGTTCATGTACCGCTTTTCGAACTCATCGCGATTCGTGAAGTCGAACGTGTTGCGTACAGAAATGGCTGAAAGCTCGAAGAAGTCGCGGACAACGGAATAGTAGTCGCGGTCACGTATCGTCTGCAACATGCGCGGAATTTCTCGCCGTGCCTCCGTAACGGATGGCAATCGTTTGTTTGCCATGCCTACACCCTCACCATTTTGCAGCGTCCCATTCGTGTCGTTCCCTGTACCACCCTTCCGGGAGTGTAGGCAGTATGCGCTTCGCCAGCTCGTAATCTTCATTTGTGAGCGTCCGGCGGTCGTTTTTCGCCATGTAGTAGTAGTCTAGTCCGAGATGCACGGCCTCGCAAATTTTGAACGTGCGTTTATCCATATTAGCTCCTTATAGTTTGTGTAAATCGGAGAATGACTTCCAGCCTCTCTCGGTGAATTGCGTGCTGTACACTTCACCGCGCGGCATTATAGGCTTCCACGCCTCGTCGCAGAAAAGGCGGTAGTGGTACACGCCAATCCTTTTACCGTGCTCGGAGTACGGCGGTTCGCACCACATCAGCTTTCGGTTAGAACCGAAAAGGGCGTTCAGTAGCCATTCGGTTTTCTTGAGGTTCATTCCTCCCGGATAGTCGATGGACAAGTGGTAGCAGCGTTCGTAATCGGGGTTTTTCCACCATCCGCTTGTGTGGTAGCCCACGTCGCGTGTCATCACTACTTGAGCGTCGATACGCTCGATGTACCATCTGCACGATTCAAGGTAAGGCGTGATGTACTTGCCTTCGAAAAAGCCCTTGTTGGCGGCGTTGAAAAGACGCGAGACGATGCCTTCGGTGGGTTCGTTGCGTCCGATAATGCGGATGTTCATCATTTGTCTTCTACCTTATCGTTCCATGGGTTCTTGACTTCGATCGGCATCATGCAGGTGTCGCAGATGCGGTGGATGTCCTCTACGCTGTGCGGCACGTCGCTGTCTCCAACTCCGTAAACAGTCCCGCAATTCGGACAGGCCACATCGCGGTAATTCATTTCTTTTCCTCCTGCATTTTTCCCCAATGGCCCTCGTTGACGAACTTACCTTCGGCAACGAGCTTACCTAGCGTTTGCCGTCCGTATTCTTTTATGAGGTCGCTCGCAAAATGGTATTTGCCTGTCGCAACCTCGACGTAGAACGTGTCGGCCCATCTTACGGGATTTTCCTTGCCGCACACCCTTTCTCCGTCAGCGACCGATTCCGTTTCACGTCGGACAAGGTAAATGAGCATCGTGGCAGAGAAAATACCGATAACCCATCCGACAAAAAATCCAATGTAAAACATCATTCCTCCCAGCTAATCACAAAGTACATCTTTCCCGGCTCGGCTCCCCATTCGGTCTTGCCCATGCCGATGCGAATGCGTGGATTCTTGAATGTAAGCCACTTGTCTTTTTCCGCTCTGCTCGGGTATGCTAGAGAAAATTCAAGCACGTCATACTTTAGATTTAAAAGCTCGCTTTCCATGCCGTTAATTTCGCCTTCATCAAAATCTATATGAAAGTTATAGTCTCTAATCAAATCGTTTTTTAGAGTCTCAAACTTGATAAATTGACGGATGTAGTGAGGCTTGATTTCCCTATACTCCTCCTTCTTGACTCCATCTTTTATCATGTCGAACCACTGCTTCTTCAGCGACAAAGTGAGCGTCTTCATTATCTCTCCTTAACTTTGTATTGCATGACGTCGATGATTTTGTCTTTTTCTTCCATTGTCAATCCACCGAGAGTGACGGTTATAGCGTTATCGATGTAGAAGGTGGCTTCAAAGGTTTTTCCGGTTTCTTTAAACGAAACCAAGGCGATTCGTTCTACAGGTACAATATTTTTAGTACCGTTACCATTAAGAATTAAGCATCTTTCTATCATTTTCCCTCCTTCGGAGCCGACGGCAGCGGCATCCAATAAGTCGCATTATGCGTTACCCATTCTTCACCACCATCTTCATACTTATGAATATTTATTACCTTTTCGCTCATTTATTATCCTTTGCCCTATTGGGCGGTTGAGTTTGTTTTGAATTTCTCGGCAATGGCGATCCAACGCTGGCGCCACTTCCACATCCTATTTGAAGCGTTGCGGTCATGTACCTCAACGTAATACCAAGCCTTATTCAGACAACCCTCGGCATTACGCAAGCACCGCTTTTTCTTCTGATGACGGATTTCTTTTTCTTCACTATCAAATGCACGATTAAAATTGTTTTCTTTGTCACGAATTAGACAAAGTAACTCTTTAACCTCGTTCTTTTGCTTTTCTTTCAACTCCGCAATTACCTTGTCGGCTTCGGACTTGATGTAAACTTGGGCTGCATCATCGTCGCCCGTCTTGATGTACTCTTCGTACACGTCAAAAGCGTGTACCGCTTTCATTTCGCTCATTTGCGCCCCTCCAATTCTTGTTTAATCGTTCCGCATTGAGTGCACTCCCAGCAGATTCCGAAAAGACCTCCCCAAATTGGCAGCATCTTATATGCGGAATGGCTACAGGTAGCTTGTTTAAATCGTTTCTCGATATGTTCAATCGTCATTTCGTTAATTTGTACTCCTTCGCCTTCTTGATGCACTTACTTTCCATCTTACGCCACCTTTCCGCCACGCTGTTGTCGTAACCGATTCCTTCGGTCTTCTCAAACGCCACAACATCGGCCCAATTAGCGCACGCCTTATAAAGAGCACGTTTAGTCCTGACGTTTTCGGCTCTCGCTTCCATGCACTGTTCAAACCACCTCTTTCCCACACCCTCTTTGCGAGTGATTTCAGCCTTGAGTTCCGCGATGGCTGCGTCCGCTTCGTCAGCATCGTAGAATCGTCCTCCGCTTTGGAATGGGAAATCGGGGTCGTAATCGTAATCTTTCAGTTCATCGCACTTCATATTATCTCCTTTGCGATTCTGTCGCATGCCCTCTTGCAGAGCTTCAAAAGTTCCTTCGTTTCCTTCGGGTAGTTCGTCAAGTTCCCGTCATACGGTACGACCGAGTTCTTGAACGTGTCGAAAACCATCTCCGCGAGAAATGCCGCGGAATTGTTGCGGTGGCATTCGTGGCACGGTCTGCACAGCGGGTGTCCGCATCCGTATGTGCCTGTGGAGTAATCGAACTCGAAAAGAACGAAGTCGCCTTCAGCGACAATTTTCACCTCGACATTCACGCCCGATAGCTTGCCTTCGCGGAATCGGAAAACGTTCTCGACATACACGCCGCAATCGTTCTGTATTCCGAGCTTTCCGTTAAGCAGCCACGTCGGGTGCTCCGCATCGTCAAGCATCGGGAGTAGTGAGAGCTGGTCGGTCATGATTTCTCCGTTGTTCAAACTTTGTCCGTCTTTATCGCTGGAACGGACAAACCAGTTTTGCACGGCTTGTGTGTAATACCCTCTTGGAGAATCATCTAACGCGGGAATTGAATTCGTTAGATAATCGTTCCGTGCAAACTTTTCCCTCCGGCGGCGTTTAGAAGGGATAAATGAAATGTGATTTTGTGTCGTGCCGCCATCGGGATTAAAGGGTGATTGACGGGGTCGGATGAATTCACTTTCGTGGCGCTTTCCTGTCCGTCAATCGTTTTTTTTATTTAAAATCTGCGTGTGGGTGGTTCCTTCGAAAAAGATTAAACCATTTTATACCAGCCTTTGTCACATGGTACACCGTTTCGCATACACTCCATTTCCCGGCGGGTTCCGATGTCATCATCCCTTTATTCACTAGGGATTCGCATGCGGCATTATCTCTTTCGTTTACTGTGGTCCCAAAGAAGTTTCGGTAGCCTCCATTTTTTCCCCATCCTCCAAATACGGGGCTGGTGTCGTAGCCAAGGGAGTGTGCAATAATCTTGATTTCTCTTACTGTGCACGTAATTCCGTTAAATGAAAGTCGTAATCCTTTTGGCATTTTTCCCTCAACAAGGTGTGCATCCTTGACGCCGTATTCCGAAGACGCCTTCTTTTCCAACAGCGTCAAGGATGCTAGATATTGGCCACTATCGTTAGCCTCCAACTATTTCTCGGTAGTTAAGTCCCGTCAGGTATATCGGACCCTGCGTCGCCACTCTTTGCCTGGCGTGGAATCTTTCCCGTCTTGTTCACCGCGCTTCGCCTCGGAGTCCAACCCTTGCGGGTATATGCCCCACTGGTACATTACTGAAACAAGCAACTACTTATAGCGGTCGGTTGATGTCTCTTTGAAAGGAGTGAAGTCAACCGAAAAACAAAGCTCTCCTCTTTTTAAGCTGCCGTATGGACTCGAACCACATCTCCGGCTTATTACGTCGGTGCTCTACCATTGAGCTATGACAGCGTTGTCCACGCACGGGTTCAGCAAATTACGGGAATTATTGAAATTCACATTTTTCCCCGTGCGTGGGGTGCTTCGGGCGTGGCATCAATAATGGAGAGCTTCCTACGTCGCAGGAGCAACGATCATCCGTGTTATTGGTTGATATTGTCCTTTGATTTGGTTACTCGTCACGCCTTCGGCTTCTCCGTGGGCTAAAGTTGGGCTCGCACGGAGAAAACTTTTGTTTATTCGGCAATCTGCCAGTCATCAGCCAGCATGTCGGTTTGGCTTGCAAGCCACCCGACAACATAGGTGTCGTCCGCTGCCTTCATGTCAATGTGAGGGGCAATGTTGCACTTTTTGCCAGTGTAAAATTCCTTTGCCGGAGCGTTACGCATAAGTTCGCCATCAACGGTAGAACCTTGCTGAAGCGTAATGAACATACCCTTGCCGTTCCAGCCCTTGCGCTGAACCTTGCGTCCTGCCTTGATCTGTTGAATCGCCCAATCAAAGCCGTGCGTGGTTTCGGGTGCTTCCATGACGGAATCTGTTTTTTCGTCAATGTCGTAGGTTTTTTCAAAGATGTCCGGCTTGCACGGATAAAGTTCGCCGTTCACGCCACGGATGATGTAATCGCCTACGCTCGCGTGGTGGTCGCCTTCCAGCGTCTTGATGTACATCTCGCCTTGGTCTTTGAATAAGATAGTGCCATCTTCGTAGGCTTTCGCAGCCCAGTCGGGAACGTAGTATTCGCCATTGCTGTTCATGAGGTCGCCATCGTACTTGAAGCATTCGATGGTAACAGGTTTCTTTGTTGCTTTCATTTTGTATTCCTTTTATTAGTTTGTCTAAAATGGTAAATCCACGTCCTCGTCACCGTAACCTTGCGCCTCTTGCTGCTGGTACGCTTGGCGCTGCTGGCCTTGTCCTTGTGCGCCGTATCCACTTCCGTTCTGCGTTCCGCGCGGAGTGAGAAGCTGGAAGGTATCCATGTTGATTTCTGTGACATATCGCTTTTGACCGCTAGTCTGGTCTGTCCAGCTACGGTTGGTGAGGCGTCCTTCCACGTAGAGGCTCATGCCCTTGTGGATGCCGAGCTGTTCAACGACTTCCGCAACCTTGCCCCAGCCTACGATGTTGTGCCATTGGGTGTCTTCCTTCTGTTCGCCGTTGTTGTCGCGATAGCGGCGCGAGGTGGCGAGGGAGAAGGACACTACCTTGCGTTCTGTTTGCTGGTTGACTCGGATTTCCGGGTCCTTGCCGAGATTGCCGATCAATTGAACTTTGTTCAAATAAGCCATGTTGTTTTATTCCTTTTTTCGTTAAAAATTCATTCCCATTTTTGCGCGTACCGCTGCCTTTTCCGCTTCGCGCTTGCGCTGTAGCCTTACTGCCTTCGTGATTCCCTTGTGTGCGGCGCTAAGGCGTTCGATTTGCTCCGGTGTGTAGAAGAATCCGCGTTCTTCCGCATTCCTTCGCCTTGTCTGTGCACCATTCATTGCGCTGATGTTGTCCGGGTCGTTGATCCTCCTTGTTCTCCACGTCCTCTGTCCTCTGCGCTTTGCAAGCCACGGTTTCTGCTTTTCCATCGCTATGTTCTTGTTCCGTCCGTCCTCTAATATCTTGCGGTTCATTGCGAGTATTGCCGGGTCCGAGTTTCTGCGCTTCATGAATTCTGACACGGTGACGTATTCGAGGTTGTCGAGGTTGTAGTTTTCGCGGTCGCCGTCAATGAACCAGATATTCAGCCCGTGCGGTTTTGACTGACCGAACTTTAGACGGTAGCAGTATTCTGACAGCATCAGACGCTCGTTTCCAACGTTGCCCCTGTAGTAGCCTTTCTTGCACCAGTAGAACACGTAGCCGTTGACTATCTTGTGCTTTTTCGCCTTGCATCGTTCGTGCGGTCCTGCGATGTGGAATCCACGCTCGTGGCAATGGTCTATTACTGCCTGGTACGAACAGCCGAACTCTTTCGCGGCGCGTCTGTAGCTTCCGTACTTCTTCGCGAGAAACACCATCTCGTCGATGTCCGCGTCTGTAAAGTATCTAGTCGCCATAGAAAGCCATGCTCACCTGTTGCAGCTTGTCCTTTTTCGTCCTGCGCTGTATTGGGGCGTACCCGTCGTATCCGTGGGATACGGCCCACTTCTCAAGCGCGTAGATGCGCTTCGCTATCTTGCTTCCTGCACCTAGCTTCTCGCGCACCATCGCGGTTGACGGGTACTTGAGTTTCTTCATTCGTCCTCTAGTACATCATGACGATGTGGCGTACCTTGCCCTTGACGATGGCCGTAATGATTGCCTTCGCCTTTTCCTCGTCGATTCCGCAAGCCTTGAGGTCCTCCAGCGCTTCGCGGTTGCAAGTGCGCTTGTAGGTCTGTTGGTCTTCCGGGAAAAGCATCTCGGACTTTGTCTTTTCCGCGTCCTTGATAGCCTTCTGTGCGTCACCCTGCACGGTGACGGTGGCGTTTGCCCTTGCGGCTTCTGCCTGCTTCTTTGCTCGTTCGGCATCGGCCTTGGCTCTCGCTTCCGCTTCGGCTGCCGCCCTTGCGTCGGCTTCGGCCTTTGCCTTCGCGCGTTCGGCTTCCTCGGCCTTGCGCTTGGCTTCTTCGGCTTCAGCCTTCGCCTTGGCCGCTTCTTCCGCAAGTTGGCGGTTGCGTTTTTCCTCCTCGGCTTTCAGGCGCTCGTATTCGCGCTGCTGTTCTTCCTGCTTGAGCTGTGTTTCGAGCATGGCGTTGAGCTGGCGGCGCGACTCGTTTAGGGCTGCGACCGCTTCGGCGTAGCTTTCCTTCCAGTACGCCTCGTCGTGCGCGTGTCCTTCTAGCACGTTGATGACATCCTGGACTCCGTAGCTGTCGCAACCGATGGCGCTTGCCGGAAGGTTCGAGATTTCGATGATTTCGTTCTTGCGGTCCTCGATTTCCTTCACGGGCTTCATCACTTCATCCTGCAACATTTCGAGCGTGTCGCGCACCTCCTTGCGTGTGGCGTCGATGAGTTTCGGCTTCGCCTTGAGTGCAGCAGCAACCTTCTTGCCTTCGTCTTCGATGGCGGTCTTGAGGCTGCCAATCTTGCGGCTCAATGCCTTGCGCTGCTTTGCGCCTTCATCGGTCGTGGGGTCTGCTACAAGCCCGCGTGCAATCTTCTTGACCTGCTGAAGCATCGGGACAAAGTTTTGCTTGTCTAGGAAAATTGCTTCAAGGTTATTTTGTTCCGGTTTCTTTACGATTTCGAAGGATTTGCCCGTATCCTTGATTTCGATTGCGTTCGTGTTGATAACTTCCGCTTCTGTGGTTTGTGCCATTTTTCGTTTCTCCGTTATGTTGTAAAAAAATTTGAGGGTTCTATCCTAATCTTTGGAGCTTGCCAAGTCACCCACAACCACGTTCTACCTTCTGTCGATTTAGGTCCTTTTAGAATAGGCTGTTGTCCACTACGCCGTTGTCCTGCTGTTCCATCGCGGTAGGGGCGCTCTGGTGCTGCTGCGCCTTCGAGATGTTCGCCACGATCGTGTTAAACACCTCTCCGCGGCGTTCCGGCGGTACGTTGTTCGCGGACTTGAAGCCTAATTCCTTCATTGTGTTTTGGTAGATTTCGGGCGACTGAGTCCAGAGACCTTTCATCCCTTCCATGAACTTCTTCGTTTCTTCGTCGATTTCCTTCTTTGCGTCCTTCGGCTTTGCTGGCGCTTGCGGCTGCGCATCCTGCGGAACTTCGGTGAGGCCTTGCTGTTCGAGCTTGTCGGCTCCGGTCATGTGGTCCGGGAGTTCGTCGTTAGTGTACGGCATGCCGCCGAAGTCAAACGGGAAAGCCTTGCGGAACGCGCTCACGATAGCCACCTTCTTGAGCATCGTGCGCGGCTTGCTCTGCCACATGGAATTTCCTTGGTCGTATTCGTCGAAGAAAACTTCCTCGCGGGTAGGGTGGGTGCGGTCCTTACGGTAGACGGTGCAGACGCAACTTACGGTTCCGTCAGGGACGAGCGCGTCAACCTGCCATGATCCGTTTTTCCCGGACTTCGTGACCTTTCCGCGCTTGAAATCTCCCTTAAATTCGATTTCAAATCCGTCATAGTTCGGGTTGAGCTCGGCACGCTTGATGTAAGTCTCATAACCTGTGACGATGCTCATGTCAGTGCTGCCGTCCTTATTCTTGTAGGTCACTGCGTACACTTCGCGCTTCCAGGGGTTTAGCCCGAATGTCCCGGCGACCGCGAGGAACTGCTTCGTCTGCTGTTCGTTCAAGCCCTTGTTCATGGTCTTGAGGTAATCGAGGAGCAAGTCCTGCGTCACCTTGTTTTCTTCGCTTGTAGCTACGATTTCGTTTGCCATTTTACTTTCTCCGTAATAGTTTGTTAAAGGTTGTTGTCAAGATATGCCGCAATGGACATGAGCTTGACAAAGAGGTACATGCAGCCCATTCCGACAGCTATTAGGCCGACAAATCCGGCGATATGCTTTACATCATCGTTATCCATCGTCGGCTCCTATGCGTTGATTACAAGCAGGCGGGCGAAGAATCGGAGCTCCTTGGCACCGTTGCACTTGCCGTTACTTTCGCGCTGTTCGACGGCATCCTTGACGGACTTCGGGACATTGCCTGTGCATCGGATGTGGGCGCCTTCTGCATCTTCGTCTATAACGATCTGCCAATTTCCATCCTTGGAACGTATAATGTTGTCGGAAAATGACATTTTATGCCCCTTCGATAAAGTTTTTCGCGTCGCGCAAAGTTTCGCCGATGGTGGCGGTGGAGTCCACCTTGAAGCCGAGCTCCTCGGCCTTTGCGATGGTCTGGAGGTCGCTTTCACGCGAGAAAGAGCGCACAACGGCCTCGCTGATTACGTTGGTAAGGGAAGCGGGGATTCCGCTATCCTTGCGGCGTTTCGATTCGGCGGTGGCGATTTCGTAAGCCTTCGCCGTTATCGCCACGCTCTTGAGTGTAGTAGTTTCTGTAGCCATTTTTTTCTTCCTTTTTTGATTAAACTTCGAACGGGTGCTTTGGCAAGTAAGCCCAGAATGTCGGGGTCACGCTTTTTGCGTTGAAATGGTTTGAAAGCCTATATTCGAGCGGGAGCACCTGGAAGCCGAGCTTTACATCGTAATACCCGATGCAGACATCGTAATCGACAATCATTAGAACCGTCGTGTTAGGCGTGGGGATTCTGTTAGGATCGTGCTCGTAGTCAATCCAAGTCACCATCTTTTTATGTTCTTTTGCCATTTTTTCCTCTTGTTTACATGTGTAAATATACCTTAATTTTCCCATGTTGTCAAGATATTTTTTATAAAAAAC
This genomic interval from Fibrobacter succinogenes contains the following:
- a CDS encoding DUF2829 domain-containing protein translates to MKATKKPVTIECFKYDGDLMNSNGEYYVPDWAAKAYEDGTILFKDQGEMYIKTLEGDHHASVGDYIIRGVNGELYPCKPDIFEKTYDIDEKTDSVMEAPETTHGFDWAIQQIKAGRKVQRKGWNGKGMFITLQQGSTVDGELMRNAPAKEFYTGKKCNIAPHIDMKAADDTYVVGWLASQTDMLADDWQIAE
- a CDS encoding single-stranded DNA-binding protein; this translates as MAYLNKVQLIGNLGKDPEIRVNQQTERKVVSFSLATSRRYRDNNGEQKEDTQWHNIVGWGKVAEVVEQLGIHKGMSLYVEGRLTNRSWTDQTSGQKRYVTEINMDTFQLLTPRGTQNGSGYGAQGQGQQRQAYQQQEAQGYGDEDVDLPF
- a CDS encoding HNH endonuclease encodes the protein MVFLAKKYGSYRRAAKEFGCSYQAVIDHCHERGFHIAGPHERCKAKKHKIVNGYVFYWCKKGYYRGNVGNERLMLSEYCYRLKFGQSKPHGLNIWFIDGDRENYNLDNLEYVTVSEFMKRRNSDPAILAMNRKILEDGRNKNIAMEKQKPWLAKRRGQRTWRTRRINDPDNISAMNGAQTRRRNAEERGFFYTPEQIERLSAAHKGITKAVRLQRKREAEKAAVRAKMGMNF
- the bet gene encoding phage recombination protein Bet, with protein sequence MANEIVATSEENKVTQDLLLDYLKTMNKGLNEQQTKQFLAVAGTFGLNPWKREVYAVTYKNKDGSTDMSIVTGYETYIKRAELNPNYDGFEIEFKGDFKRGKVTKSGKNGSWQVDALVPDGTVSCVCTVYRKDRTHPTREEVFFDEYDQGNSMWQSKPRTMLKKVAIVSAFRKAFPFDFGGMPYTNDELPDHMTGADKLEQQGLTEVPQDAQPQAPAKPKDAKKEIDEETKKFMEGMKGLWTQSPEIYQNTMKELGFKSANNVPPERRGEVFNTIVANISKAQQHQSAPTAMEQQDNGVVDNSLF